A genomic region of Paenibacillus sp. PL2-23 contains the following coding sequences:
- the holA gene encoding DNA polymerase III subunit delta has protein sequence MEMKETLKEIKAGAYKPVYVVYGKDRYRMEQFVDTLIDSMFSPEEREMGVMKFDTGETPLEEAVMEAESPPFFLERKLVLVRDASVFAAGGKENAKLEHRPETLLSYLNNPLETSVMLFAVQADKLDERRKLVKTLKDRRALIAFQELDAPELKRWMLRRAESQRRQMTEEAAELLLVRVGVNMGQLAQEVDKLCLHAGEGGVIGAEQAALLTAATVEEDVFALVDAIAELRVDKALTLYRQLLVRKEEPIKIAALIARQLRIMLQIKELEAQYSPQQMAGQLGLHPYAVKLAAEKSRKFQTPRLGRLLSSLAELDYGMKTGGIDKTFGLEMYLLSLAQEKRA, from the coding sequence ATGGAAATGAAGGAGACGCTCAAGGAAATCAAGGCGGGAGCATACAAGCCTGTATATGTGGTGTACGGCAAGGATCGATATCGGATGGAGCAGTTTGTGGATACGTTGATTGACTCCATGTTCAGCCCAGAGGAGCGAGAGATGGGCGTTATGAAATTCGATACGGGCGAGACGCCGCTGGAGGAAGCTGTCATGGAGGCGGAGTCGCCTCCGTTCTTCCTGGAGCGCAAGCTGGTTCTGGTGCGGGACGCCTCTGTATTCGCAGCCGGCGGCAAGGAAAACGCGAAGCTGGAGCATCGTCCTGAGACGTTGCTGAGCTACTTGAATAACCCGCTGGAGACGTCTGTCATGTTGTTCGCCGTGCAAGCGGACAAGCTGGACGAGCGCAGGAAGCTGGTGAAGACGCTGAAGGATCGGCGCGCCCTGATTGCCTTTCAGGAGCTGGATGCCCCTGAGCTGAAGCGGTGGATGCTTCGTCGGGCGGAGTCGCAGCGACGCCAAATGACGGAGGAGGCGGCGGAGCTGCTGCTTGTCCGCGTAGGCGTCAACATGGGACAGCTTGCTCAGGAGGTGGACAAGCTGTGCCTGCATGCTGGCGAGGGCGGCGTCATTGGGGCAGAGCAAGCGGCGCTGCTGACAGCCGCTACCGTGGAGGAGGATGTGTTCGCGCTTGTAGACGCGATTGCGGAGTTGCGGGTTGACAAGGCGCTTACCCTGTACCGCCAGCTGCTCGTGCGCAAGGAGGAGCCCATCAAGATTGCGGCTCTCATCGCTAGACAGCTGCGCATCATGCTGCAGATTAAGGAGCTGGAGGCGCAATATTCGCCGCAGCAGATGGCCGGCCAGCTCGGTCTTCATCCCTACGCGGTTAAGCTTGCCGCGGAAAAAAGCCGCAAATTCCAGACGCCAAGGCTTGGGAGGCTGCTGTCGTCCCTTGCAGAGCTGGATTACGGCATGAAAACCGGCGGCATCGACAAAACCTTTGGGCTCGAGATGTACCTCCTGTCGCTGGCACAAGAAAAAAGAGCGTAG
- the rpsT gene encoding 30S ribosomal protein S20 — translation MPNIKSAIKRVKTSEKRRALNASQKSALRSAVKTADQAIAGTDVEAAKAALITASKKLDKAVTKGLIHKNAAARKKSRLAKRLNALSAQA, via the coding sequence ATGCCAAACATTAAATCCGCTATCAAACGCGTCAAAACTAGCGAGAAGCGCCGTGCTTTGAACGCTTCCCAGAAATCCGCACTTCGTTCGGCCGTTAAAACTGCTGATCAAGCAATCGCCGGCACTGATGTTGAAGCAGCGAAAGCCGCTTTGATCACTGCTTCGAAAAAATTGGACAAAGCAGTTACGAAAGGCCTGATTCATAAAAATGCGGCTGCCCGCAAAAAATCTCGTCTTGCAAAACGTCTGAATGCTTTGTCAGCGCAAGCGTAA
- the gpr gene encoding GPR endopeptidase: MKDLDLEQYNVRTDLALEAKELAEKPGAGPIPGIQVQTEEEDGITITVLHVQNEQGSQAIGKMPGHYITLEVPGLRNGDTGLQDRVTTKFAQHFEQFLQRLQIPKTARVLIVGLGNWNVTPDALGPLVVENVMVTRHFFELMPDQVAPGYRPVSAVAPGVLGITGIESSEIVHGIVDKSKPDLIIAIDALASKALERVNTTIQIADTGIHPGSGIGNKRKGLTKEILGVPVIAIGVPTVVYASTIVNNTFELMRNHLEAQNGDTNQIFGLLNGMEETERLQLVREVLSPIGHDLLVTPKEVDEFIEDIANIIASGLNASLHDAITTDNVAAYTH, encoded by the coding sequence ATGAAGGATTTGGATCTGGAGCAATACAATGTGAGAACCGATTTGGCGCTGGAAGCGAAGGAGCTGGCTGAGAAGCCGGGAGCGGGACCAATTCCCGGCATTCAAGTTCAAACGGAAGAGGAGGACGGCATTACCATTACGGTGCTTCATGTTCAGAATGAACAGGGCTCGCAGGCGATCGGCAAAATGCCGGGGCATTACATTACGCTAGAGGTGCCTGGCCTTCGCAATGGCGATACCGGTCTTCAGGACCGCGTAACGACCAAGTTCGCCCAGCATTTCGAGCAGTTCCTGCAGCGGCTGCAAATTCCGAAGACGGCTCGCGTCCTCATTGTTGGACTGGGCAATTGGAACGTCACCCCGGACGCGCTGGGACCGCTGGTTGTGGAGAACGTTATGGTAACCCGACATTTCTTCGAGCTGATGCCGGATCAGGTGGCGCCTGGCTATCGGCCCGTCAGCGCGGTTGCTCCCGGCGTGCTTGGCATTACCGGCATCGAGTCCAGTGAGATCGTGCATGGCATTGTGGACAAGTCCAAGCCGGATCTGATTATCGCAATCGACGCGCTCGCCTCCAAGGCGCTGGAGCGGGTCAATACGACGATTCAGATCGCGGACACAGGCATTCATCCCGGCTCCGGAATCGGCAATAAGCGCAAAGGGCTGACGAAGGAAATATTAGGTGTGCCCGTCATTGCAATCGGAGTGCCAACCGTTGTCTACGCATCAACCATCGTCAACAATACGTTTGAGCTGATGCGCAACCACCTGGAGGCTCAGAACGGCGATACCAACCAGATATTCGGCCTGCTGAACGGCATGGAGGAGACGGAGCGGCTGCAGCTCGTTCGAGAGGTGCTGAGCCCTATTGGACATGATCTGCTCGTCACGCCTAAGGAAGTGGACGAATTTATCGAGGACATCGCCAATATTATCGCCAGCGGCCTGAACGCTTCGCTCCATGATGCGATTACGACGGACAACGTGGCGGCTTATACGCATTAG
- the spoIIP gene encoding stage II sporulation protein P yields MLNRKPMRRKDWKDSYKIRQLLVTGKAFSLLSLSSMLFFVMLGIAGIAHQQSESSPIHSMKGFAAAVPGGFFGDMLEMEMPSFQSGMPSDSFTSQEISAFMMRTLTSINPSTPGGLLAAELPGMANDSFLIRKGVGTDTNIGPKDQLPIVDSDGVQVPDNGGKPEEPGAEPDNGPSGEGGEEPEVSAAPQPEEPSTGDAKIAFIYHSHNRESWYPEVDAKDANSSTKNITLVGKRLAEKLEEEGIGAMHSDTDYPTAIKGYRWELSYKYSKKTVQEALASSNDLKFIFDIHRDSQKRKYTTVDINGVSYAQVYFIIGHKNPNWKENEAFATQIHEALEKRYPGISRGIWGKTTATGNAEYNQSLASESVLLEIGGVENTLEESYRTADALGEIIAEIYWEAEKVSGEG; encoded by the coding sequence ATGTTGAATCGTAAGCCTATGCGACGGAAGGATTGGAAGGATAGCTACAAAATTCGGCAGCTGCTCGTGACGGGCAAGGCGTTTTCACTGCTTTCGCTTAGCTCCATGCTGTTTTTTGTGATGCTCGGCATTGCCGGAATCGCACATCAGCAGTCGGAAAGCTCGCCGATTCATTCCATGAAGGGCTTTGCCGCTGCAGTACCGGGAGGTTTCTTTGGCGATATGCTGGAGATGGAGATGCCATCTTTCCAGAGCGGCATGCCGTCGGACTCCTTCACCTCGCAGGAAATCAGCGCTTTCATGATGCGGACGCTGACCAGCATCAATCCGAGCACGCCTGGGGGCCTGCTGGCCGCGGAGCTTCCCGGCATGGCGAACGATTCCTTCCTCATTCGCAAAGGCGTCGGAACGGACACCAACATCGGACCCAAGGATCAGCTGCCGATCGTAGATTCGGACGGCGTCCAAGTCCCGGACAACGGCGGGAAGCCTGAGGAGCCTGGGGCAGAGCCAGATAACGGGCCAAGCGGGGAAGGCGGGGAGGAGCCCGAGGTGTCGGCGGCTCCGCAGCCGGAGGAGCCTTCGACGGGCGACGCCAAAATTGCGTTTATCTATCATTCTCATAATAGAGAGTCCTGGTATCCGGAGGTGGACGCCAAGGATGCGAACTCCAGCACCAAAAACATTACGTTGGTGGGCAAGCGGCTTGCCGAGAAGCTGGAGGAGGAGGGCATCGGCGCCATGCATTCTGATACGGATTATCCCACAGCTATAAAGGGATATCGATGGGAGCTCAGCTACAAATATTCCAAAAAAACGGTGCAGGAGGCGCTCGCCAGCAGCAACGACTTAAAGTTCATCTTCGACATTCATCGCGATTCGCAGAAGCGGAAATATACGACGGTAGACATTAACGGCGTGAGCTATGCCCAGGTTTATTTTATCATCGGCCACAAAAACCCCAACTGGAAGGAAAACGAAGCATTTGCTACCCAGATTCATGAGGCGCTGGAGAAGAGGTATCCTGGTATCTCCAGAGGGATATGGGGGAAAACAACTGCTACAGGCAATGCCGAATATAACCAGTCGCTCGCTTCGGAGAGCGTGCTGCTGGAAATTGGCGGCGTAGAAAATACGCTGGAGGAATCGTACCGCACGGCAGACGCGCTGGGCGAAATCATAGCGGAAATTTATTGGGAAGCCGAGAAGGTAAGCGGAGAGGGGTAG
- the lepA gene encoding translation elongation factor 4, with protein MTDVRDRQKKIRNFSIIAHIDHGKSTLADRILEYTGALSSREMQAQVLDQMDLERERGITIKLQAVRLSYRADDGEEYLLNLIDTPGHVDFTYEVSRSMAACEGALLVVDAAQGIEAQTLANVYLALDNNLEVLPVINKIDLPSAEPERVKGEIEDVIGLDASEAVHASAKAGIGIKEILEQVVTKVPAPNGDPDQPLKALIFDSHYDAYKGVIVYVRVIDGHIKAGKKIRFMATGAEFEVIEVGAFKPRMTIVDELSVGDVGFVVAGIKNVKDTRVGDTVTDAKKPAPEPLPGYRRINPMVYCGLYPIETQDYNDLREALEKLELNDASLRYEPESSTALGFGFRCGFLGLLHMEIIQERIEREFNIPLITTAPSVIYKVTLTNGEQMDIDNPSNYPESGRLDYVEEPYVKASIIVPNDFVGTIMELCQGKRGEFINMEYLDSNRVTLTYEMPLSEIVYDFFDQLKSRTKGYASFDYEVSGYRKSSLVKMDIMLNGEQVDALSVIVHRDRAYARGRIICEKMKELIPRQMFEVPVQASIGTKVIARETVKAMRKNVLAKCYGGDISRKRKLLEKQKEGKKRMKQVGSVEVPQEAFMAVLKIDED; from the coding sequence ATGACTGATGTTCGCGACCGACAGAAGAAAATAAGAAATTTTTCCATTATTGCTCATATCGACCATGGCAAGTCGACGCTTGCCGACCGAATCTTGGAATATACGGGAGCGCTCAGCTCCCGGGAAATGCAGGCTCAGGTGCTGGATCAGATGGATCTGGAGCGCGAGCGCGGCATTACGATCAAGCTGCAGGCGGTCAGGCTGAGCTACCGCGCTGACGACGGCGAGGAGTATTTGCTTAATCTGATTGACACGCCGGGGCATGTCGACTTCACGTACGAGGTATCCCGAAGCATGGCTGCCTGCGAAGGCGCTCTGCTGGTCGTTGACGCCGCACAGGGCATTGAAGCCCAGACGCTGGCTAACGTTTATCTGGCGCTTGACAACAACCTTGAGGTGTTGCCGGTTATTAACAAGATCGATCTGCCAAGCGCAGAGCCGGAGCGCGTCAAGGGAGAGATTGAGGACGTTATCGGCCTTGACGCCAGCGAAGCGGTGCACGCTTCCGCGAAAGCGGGAATCGGCATTAAGGAAATACTGGAGCAGGTTGTCACGAAGGTGCCGGCTCCCAATGGCGATCCCGATCAGCCTCTGAAGGCGTTGATCTTCGACTCCCATTACGACGCGTACAAAGGCGTTATCGTCTATGTTCGGGTAATTGACGGCCATATAAAGGCGGGCAAAAAAATCCGGTTTATGGCGACGGGCGCTGAATTCGAGGTTATCGAGGTGGGCGCGTTCAAGCCGCGTATGACCATTGTAGACGAGCTGTCGGTAGGGGACGTAGGTTTTGTTGTGGCGGGCATTAAGAACGTCAAGGACACGCGCGTCGGCGACACGGTCACGGATGCCAAGAAGCCTGCGCCGGAGCCGCTCCCGGGCTACCGCCGCATTAACCCCATGGTATATTGCGGTCTGTACCCGATCGAGACGCAGGATTACAACGATCTTCGCGAGGCGCTGGAGAAGCTGGAGCTGAACGACGCTTCGCTCCGCTATGAGCCGGAGTCCTCAACAGCGCTGGGATTTGGATTCCGCTGCGGCTTCCTGGGCCTGCTCCATATGGAGATTATCCAGGAGCGGATTGAACGGGAATTCAACATTCCGCTTATTACGACCGCGCCAAGCGTTATTTACAAGGTTACATTGACGAACGGGGAGCAGATGGACATCGACAACCCGTCCAACTATCCGGAGTCCGGACGACTGGATTACGTGGAGGAGCCTTATGTGAAGGCCTCCATTATCGTTCCGAACGACTTTGTCGGCACGATTATGGAGCTTTGCCAGGGCAAGCGCGGAGAGTTCATCAATATGGAATACCTGGACTCGAACCGCGTAACGCTGACCTACGAGATGCCGCTGTCGGAGATCGTATACGATTTCTTCGATCAGCTGAAATCCCGCACAAAGGGCTATGCTTCGTTTGATTACGAGGTGTCGGGGTATCGCAAGTCCAGTCTGGTCAAAATGGATATTATGCTGAACGGCGAGCAGGTCGACGCGTTGTCCGTTATCGTGCACCGCGATCGCGCGTACGCTCGCGGACGCATTATTTGCGAGAAGATGAAGGAGCTTATTCCGCGTCAGATGTTCGAGGTGCCGGTTCAGGCATCTATCGGCACAAAGGTTATCGCGCGGGAGACGGTCAAGGCTATGCGCAAGAACGTTCTTGCCAAATGCTACGGCGGCGACATCAGCCGGAAGCGGAAGCTGCTGGAGAAGCAGAAGGAAGGCAAGAAGCGGATGAAGCAGGTCGGCAGCGTAGAGGTGCCTCAAGAGGCGTTTATGGCGGTGCTGAAAATCGACGAGGACTAA
- the hemW gene encoding radical SAM family heme chaperone HemW, which yields MHPFMASPKALYIHIPFCTNKCHYCDFTSYVLKGQPVDSYLDALEEEMKRTVAELPPDRIDTVFVGGGTPTVLTPPQMKRFLESVFRHFPIAEGAEFTMEANPGTTDADKLAAMKAGGVNRISFGVQSFDNGLLERIGRIHNVDDVYRSLENARSAGFHNLSIDLMFGLPGQTLELLSDSVDRAMALGLPHYSLYSLKVEENTLFHKLYERNELPLPAEEEELGMFLLLMEKLKAGGYRHYEISNFAKPGYESRHNSTYWRNEPYYGLGAGAHGYARGQRHVNLKGVQPYIDASQAKLPRLESYSIPEHEAMEDFMMVGLRLLEGVQASRFAMQFPGHRLEDHYGAVLEKQIRDGLLERLDAGGDTVYRLTERGVLLGNEVFGAFLGVEQG from the coding sequence ATGCATCCATTCATGGCGTCGCCGAAGGCGCTGTATATTCATATCCCGTTCTGTACGAACAAATGCCATTATTGCGACTTTACTTCTTATGTGCTGAAAGGGCAGCCCGTGGATTCCTACCTGGATGCTCTGGAGGAGGAGATGAAGCGAACGGTGGCGGAGCTTCCGCCGGACCGTATCGACACGGTGTTCGTGGGCGGAGGCACTCCAACTGTGCTTACGCCGCCTCAGATGAAGCGATTCCTGGAGTCGGTATTCCGGCACTTCCCCATCGCGGAAGGGGCGGAATTCACAATGGAGGCCAATCCAGGCACGACGGACGCCGATAAGCTGGCCGCGATGAAGGCGGGCGGCGTGAATCGCATCAGCTTCGGCGTGCAGTCGTTCGACAATGGCCTGCTGGAGCGGATCGGCCGCATACACAATGTGGACGATGTCTATCGGAGTCTGGAAAATGCCCGCAGCGCCGGCTTTCACAACCTGTCGATCGACCTGATGTTTGGTCTGCCTGGACAGACGCTGGAGCTGCTGTCCGATAGCGTGGATCGGGCAATGGCGCTCGGCCTGCCGCATTATTCGCTCTACAGCTTGAAGGTAGAGGAGAATACGCTGTTCCATAAGCTGTATGAGCGGAATGAGCTTCCGCTGCCTGCGGAGGAGGAGGAGCTTGGGATGTTCCTGCTGCTCATGGAGAAGCTGAAGGCTGGCGGCTACCGCCATTACGAGATCAGCAACTTCGCCAAGCCGGGCTACGAGAGCAGACATAACTCCACCTATTGGCGCAACGAGCCTTATTATGGGCTGGGAGCCGGAGCGCACGGCTATGCTCGAGGACAACGCCATGTGAATCTGAAGGGCGTGCAGCCTTATATCGATGCGAGCCAAGCGAAGCTGCCGCGGCTGGAGAGCTATTCGATACCGGAGCATGAAGCGATGGAGGACTTTATGATGGTAGGACTGCGGCTGCTGGAGGGTGTGCAGGCCTCCCGATTCGCCATGCAGTTCCCGGGACATCGACTGGAGGACCATTACGGCGCGGTGCTGGAGAAGCAAATTCGCGACGGCTTGCTGGAACGCCTTGACGCTGGCGGCGACACCGTATATCGGCTGACGGAGCGCGGCGTTCTGCTGGGCAATGAGGTATTTGGGGCGTTTCTTGGCGTGGAGCAGGGATAG
- a CDS encoding N-acetyltransferase: protein MQALDVLCRTANEQDVETLFQLIKGYAEQGIMLPRSREALAHMIDTFVVAEVGGVVVGCGALTKLGENLVEIRSLGITEGYKSYGIGSKLVEKLLEQAKEQGITKVMALTYADKFFERNGFSIVDKEIFPEKVWKDCVNCPKQHACDEIAVLRTLSLD, encoded by the coding sequence ATGCAGGCATTGGATGTATTATGCAGGACGGCAAATGAGCAGGACGTAGAAACGTTGTTTCAATTAATAAAGGGCTACGCTGAGCAAGGGATTATGTTACCCCGATCCCGCGAGGCTCTCGCACATATGATCGACACGTTTGTTGTAGCGGAGGTTGGCGGCGTCGTCGTTGGCTGCGGCGCTCTGACGAAGCTTGGAGAGAACTTGGTCGAGATTCGTTCGCTTGGCATTACCGAAGGTTACAAGAGCTACGGAATCGGCAGCAAGCTGGTGGAGAAGCTGCTGGAGCAGGCTAAGGAGCAGGGCATCACGAAGGTAATGGCGCTGACTTACGCTGACAAATTTTTTGAACGGAACGGCTTCTCGATTGTAGACAAGGAGATATTCCCCGAGAAGGTATGGAAGGACTGCGTCAACTGCCCGAAGCAGCATGCGTGTGATGAAATTGCGGTGCTGCGGACCTTGTCGCTGGATTGA
- the hrcA gene encoding heat-inducible transcriptional repressor HrcA yields MLTDRQRMILNAIVDDYIRSAEPVGSRSISKRGDVAFSPATIRNEMADLEELGYLEQPHTSAGRVPSTKGYRYYVDHLVQLKQLTDEDMNQVRSMVTDKMNQMEQVIQHTASILSSLTNYTSILLGPELFHTSLKHFGLVPLNATSAVAIIVTNTGHVENRTITIPQDLNMDDMQKVVNILNTKLVGVPLIRLKAKLYSEVGQELERHVDHYEGLINVLESALQNDEEQRIFLGGATNMLTQPEFKDVDKVKTILDMLGEAPTIMKMFASLPSGIQVRIGTENDHKAISDCSLITATYSIDGEPLGTIGILGPTRMEYGKVISLIDLISKDMGHMLSRWYK; encoded by the coding sequence ATGCTGACAGATCGACAGCGTATGATATTAAATGCCATCGTAGATGATTATATTCGTTCAGCCGAGCCGGTTGGCTCCCGCAGCATTTCGAAGAGGGGCGACGTTGCCTTCAGCCCAGCCACCATTCGGAATGAAATGGCGGATTTGGAGGAGCTGGGCTATCTGGAGCAGCCGCACACCTCTGCCGGACGCGTACCCTCCACCAAGGGCTACCGTTATTATGTCGATCATCTCGTGCAGCTGAAGCAGCTGACGGATGAGGATATGAATCAGGTCCGTTCCATGGTGACGGACAAGATGAATCAGATGGAGCAGGTGATTCAGCATACGGCGAGCATTTTGTCCAGTCTGACGAATTATACGTCCATTCTGCTTGGACCGGAGCTGTTCCACACCTCGCTGAAGCACTTCGGCCTTGTGCCGCTGAACGCGACATCCGCGGTGGCGATTATTGTCACGAACACCGGCCATGTGGAGAATCGGACGATTACGATTCCGCAGGACCTGAATATGGACGATATGCAGAAGGTTGTTAACATTCTGAATACGAAGCTTGTTGGCGTGCCGTTGATTCGGCTGAAGGCAAAGCTGTATTCGGAGGTGGGCCAGGAGCTTGAACGGCATGTGGATCACTATGAGGGTCTAATTAATGTGCTGGAGAGCGCGCTTCAGAATGACGAGGAGCAGCGCATCTTCTTGGGCGGCGCGACGAACATGCTGACACAGCCCGAGTTCAAGGATGTAGACAAGGTGAAGACGATTCTGGATATGCTTGGCGAAGCGCCGACCATTATGAAGATGTTCGCGTCGCTGCCTTCAGGCATACAAGTGCGAATCGGAACAGAAAATGATCATAAGGCCATCAGCGACTGCAGCCTGATTACCGCCACTTATTCCATTGACGGCGAGCCGCTCGGCACCATTGGCATACTGGGGCCTACGCGCATGGAGTATGGCAAGGTCATCAGCTTGATTGATTTGATATCCAAGGATATGGGCCATATGCTCAGCCGTTGGTATAAATGA
- the grpE gene encoding nucleotide exchange factor GrpE: MSAKEQQNEAVDTVVEEQASDSMQEAAESQDAAPEAEQAATDSRYDELVKQAEEAQQRYLRAQADFDNFRRRTMKEKEELGQYASMKLVGQLLPVVDNFERAMAAASSNSDYESLAKGVDMIFRQLSGTLDAEGLKPIQSVGEPFNPEFHQAIMTVESDEYEEGIVVEEVQKGYMLKEKVLRPAMVKVSG, translated from the coding sequence ATGAGTGCCAAGGAACAACAGAATGAAGCAGTGGATACAGTAGTAGAAGAGCAAGCGTCGGATTCGATGCAGGAGGCTGCTGAGAGCCAGGACGCTGCCCCAGAAGCCGAGCAAGCGGCGACGGATTCCCGTTACGACGAGCTAGTGAAGCAGGCAGAGGAAGCGCAGCAGCGATACTTAAGAGCACAGGCGGATTTCGACAACTTCCGTCGCAGGACGATGAAGGAGAAGGAAGAGCTTGGACAATACGCCTCCATGAAGCTGGTTGGCCAGCTATTGCCTGTCGTGGACAATTTCGAGCGCGCGATGGCGGCTGCTTCCAGCAACAGCGATTATGAGTCGCTGGCGAAGGGCGTAGACATGATATTCCGCCAGCTCAGCGGGACGCTCGACGCGGAAGGGCTGAAGCCGATTCAATCCGTCGGTGAACCATTTAATCCCGAATTCCATCAAGCTATTATGACGGTGGAATCTGATGAATATGAAGAAGGCATCGTAGTGGAGGAAGTTCAGAAGGGCTATATGCTCAAGGAGAAGGTACTCCGTCCCGCGATGGTGAAGGTTAGCGGCTAA
- the dnaK gene encoding molecular chaperone DnaK, giving the protein MSKVIGIDLGTTNSCVAVMEGGEAVVIPNPEGNRTTPSVVGFKKDGERIVGETAKRQAITNPDRTIISIKRHMGTNHKEKIDDKEFTPQEISAIILQKLKADAEAYLGQTVTQAVITVPAYFNDSQRQATKDAGKIAGLEVLRIVNEPTAAALAYGMEKAEDQTILVYDLGGGTFDVSILELGDGFFEVKATSGDNQLGGDDFDQVIIDYLVAEFKKEQGVDLSKDKAAVQRLKDAAEKAKKELSGVMTSTISLPFITMVDGVPQHLEMNLSRAKFEELSAGLVERTLGPTRQALSDAGMTANDIDKIVLVGGSTRIPAVQEAVKKLTGKEPHKGVNPDEVVALGAAVQAGVLTGDVKDVVLLDVTPLSLGIETAGGVFTKMIDRNTTIPTSKSQVFSTYADNQPGVEIHVLQGERSMAAGNKTLGRFTLSDIPPAPRGVPQIEVTFDIDANGIVNVSALDKGTGKSQKITITSSGGLSEAEIEQMMKDAELNAEEDRKRKELVEAKNAADQLVYSTDKTLKDLGDKVDPSEIEKANAAKEKVTAAIATDDVEQINAAVEALTEIVQQLSVKLYEQASQAQGGEAPEGEAAEARGKDNVVDADYEVVDDKK; this is encoded by the coding sequence ATGAGCAAAGTTATCGGTATTGACTTAGGAACAACTAACTCCTGCGTAGCCGTTATGGAAGGCGGCGAAGCCGTCGTCATTCCCAATCCGGAGGGCAATCGCACGACCCCATCCGTTGTCGGCTTCAAGAAGGACGGAGAGCGTATTGTCGGCGAAACGGCAAAGCGCCAGGCTATTACAAACCCTGATCGCACGATTATCTCCATCAAGCGCCATATGGGCACAAACCATAAGGAAAAAATTGACGACAAGGAATTTACGCCGCAGGAAATTTCGGCAATCATTCTGCAGAAGCTGAAGGCTGACGCTGAAGCTTACCTGGGCCAAACGGTTACACAGGCTGTTATTACAGTGCCAGCTTACTTCAATGACAGCCAGCGCCAAGCAACGAAGGACGCGGGCAAAATCGCGGGCCTTGAGGTTCTGCGTATCGTCAATGAGCCTACAGCTGCTGCGCTTGCTTACGGTATGGAGAAGGCTGAAGACCAGACGATCCTCGTCTATGACCTTGGCGGCGGCACATTCGACGTGTCGATCCTGGAGCTGGGCGACGGCTTCTTCGAGGTGAAGGCGACCAGCGGCGACAACCAGCTTGGCGGCGACGACTTCGACCAAGTCATCATCGATTATCTTGTAGCGGAGTTCAAGAAGGAGCAGGGCGTTGACCTCTCCAAGGACAAAGCGGCAGTGCAGCGCTTGAAAGACGCCGCTGAGAAAGCGAAAAAAGAGCTGTCCGGCGTTATGACCTCCACCATTTCCCTGCCGTTCATTACAATGGTAGACGGAGTGCCTCAGCATTTGGAGATGAATCTGTCCCGCGCGAAATTCGAGGAGCTGTCCGCAGGTCTCGTAGAGCGTACGCTTGGTCCAACTCGCCAGGCGCTCAGCGATGCTGGCATGACAGCTAATGATATTGACAAGATTGTATTGGTTGGCGGTTCGACGCGTATTCCTGCTGTGCAGGAAGCGGTGAAGAAGCTGACAGGCAAAGAGCCTCACAAAGGCGTTAATCCGGATGAGGTTGTCGCTCTGGGCGCAGCTGTTCAAGCGGGCGTGCTGACAGGCGACGTCAAGGACGTGGTTCTGCTTGACGTTACGCCATTGTCCCTGGGTATTGAGACAGCAGGCGGCGTATTCACGAAGATGATCGACCGCAACACGACGATTCCGACAAGCAAATCGCAGGTGTTCTCCACGTATGCGGACAATCAGCCGGGCGTTGAGATTCACGTCTTGCAGGGCGAGCGCTCCATGGCAGCCGGCAACAAGACGCTGGGACGCTTTACGCTTAGCGACATTCCTCCTGCGCCGCGCGGCGTACCGCAGATCGAAGTAACCTTCGATATCGATGCCAACGGCATTGTGAACGTATCCGCGCTGGACAAAGGCACAGGCAAAAGCCAAAAAATTACAATCACTTCCTCCGGCGGTCTGAGCGAGGCGGAAATCGAGCAAATGATGAAGGACGCGGAGCTGAACGCTGAAGAAGACCGGAAGCGCAAAGAGCTTGTTGAAGCTAAAAACGCGGCTGACCAGCTCGTCTACTCAACAGACAAAACGTTGAAGGACCTTGGCGACAAGGTGGACCCTTCCGAAATCGAGAAAGCAAACGCGGCCAAAGAAAAAGTAACTGCTGCCATCGCAACAGACGACGTGGAGCAAATTAACGCTGCCGTCGAGGCGCTGACAGAAATCGTGCAGCAGCTGTCTGTCAAGCTGTATGAGCAGGCTTCCCAAGCGCAGGGGGGCGAAGCTCCTGAGGGTGAGGCTGCCGAGGCTAGAGGCAAGGACAATGTAGTGGACGCCGACTACGAGGTCGTCGACGACAAGAAGTAA